The Onthophagus taurus isolate NC chromosome 6, IU_Otau_3.0, whole genome shotgun sequence region ataaaaaaagaggCTTCACACTCTACGTGAGAAAAACTGATAACTAACATAAAAATGCTGATGCtaacattattataaataataacataaaaatagaAGTAAAGAAGTTAAGAAAAGATAGCAACGCCCTCCAGCGTAAAGTTGCAAAACTATACATAAATgtagaaacaaaattttctactCTATCCGCAATAAATCGAAAGAATTCTTTCTTTGATAACATCGATATTACTAAGAAACGATTCGAACGAGAAAATAATTACTATAGGTAAAACCGCTAACTAAAgcataaaaactaaaatcaaaaactatCTACTATATTAACTACGATGTCGTCAACGATTAATTACGTTCTTATTCCTACGCGGGGGGAACCTGTAACACTTAGGCATCGCACAaaggtgaattttttaaaaatcgcggccaaaattggaaaaatgtaAGGAATAAGATTGAAAATGCAATTATTGCTATTTGATTAAGTATAAATCAAGGTGCCTTGAAACACcttctttataattattgtaacaaGCGCcgccaaaatattttagttgtcAATTGATTGTTTAGTAAACAgtcaattattatattttattataggaTTCAAGCAAATTTACATTTCACTAAAAAGATGTGCGATTGTAAAATGGTTACAAGATTGTAACTCAAAGAATTTTAAGAGAAAGTtagattatttgaaaaataaactaaaatttattctaaatcATAATGAATTATTGGCAGAAACTGAAATTGTCAGCATCACCAAGAAATTCAACATTTCACAATAAAAATTCGTTGTGGCTATCTTCAGATATACAATTTTCTGGTAGGGTAAACGTACCAATGTTTGACCtgttaagtattttttaatgtttttactGCCTTTACATAAAACGATCAAAATATGATCAAATACACATATGATTCATTTAAAGTTACTTAccctacatataaaatataacatcatgaagtcatatttttttaaaattaataaggaaAACAATGTTTCGCATTTAGTGTTTGACCACTTTGATTACATTATTTGACCaataatatctagtctttgaCCTTAAAACCGTAAATGTTTGACCGATTCTTAATATAAtgttcattttcattatttttcgacactattttgttcacaaaacgatgtttatattttttgactctttaacaacatcttttaaaacagGAGCAAAATGTTCTTGACTTAACTTTTCTcccaaattttgtgttttccaACTGTGTTTTGTAACAGGAAAACCCCTATCTAGTGAATGAAACAACCATTGAACCAGTAGTTTTTCTTCAtcagaatttaaaaatgctgGTAGGCCCATTTTCCTCTGCATTggtgtttttcctttttctttataaataagagTTGACTTTGGTACATTAAACATCTTGGCTGCTTTTTCATAAGATAAAACCCTACTTCTTGCGTTGAGAGAATTCTTTAGAAGATCTTCTTTTAGGCATTTAAATTTAGGCTTCGTTGTCACATTggtattgaaaaaaagttaacctGATTCATATTTGCGAAGTTTTCCATAtagattttccttttttttgataattgacCACTATAAGAGTCAGTGTTTGACCAACCTTTaatccttttaattttaacgtcTCATTACTGCTTAAGTGCgtcgaattatttttattgttataaaaaggtttaaaaaaatagaaaagaatgaAACATTTAcacttatatttatattaggcttaaatatttataaaatttaaaatcagttAAAAAACTCAGTGTTTGACCTGTTTATGTCCTATAAATGACCAAAAGAAGAACCAGTAATTGATCGCATATTTAAACTGATTGTATCTtacttttaaagtataaaagttTTGGTCAAATACTAAACAACTTAAACGGGAagatataagttttaaaaacaggtattacacatttttccattttattaatcaaatataaatcCTTGTGAGATTATAAAACAACCAATTCGTCTAGTATTTAACCGTTTGGTCAaacactaatttttaattaaatttagaactaCCAGTCATTGACCGgctttatttcaacaaataattaattaaagcagtatttttttaatataaccaaTAGAAAACATTAGATCACtagcaaacaaaaaaaacattttacatGCAAAAACGGCTGAATAGTACTACCTTGTTTGAGCGAATTtctaatcataaaaattacgCTTTTTATTACGAGGCGAATAGAATGCAGTTAGCGCGaaactaaacaaaaattcaagaaCGGTATGGACTTTTTGCGTACTAGGGGGTGTAGAGGAGACTGGAGCTATTTATGgatataataacaataataaatgtcTTTATTCCCCTACATAACGTATTACACAACAAATAACACGTTAATACTAGTTAACAGTTATACAGTTATGTATTTacagttatttatttatatttttttagatattccttggatccttattttttacatttttttacaaaaacagtcAAACACTGACTGACGGTCAATTACTGGCGTTTTAGCCTAATATCGATATAAAAAAACCAGCACCAGCAGACGAAGAAAATTATCGCGAAAGGCTACTAAGTTTTCTGACTTAGTGCTAGCAAACGAACCAAAAGAAGGAAAACGGAACAGCTTCGATCTGATTTTAGTGTAGAAGAACTTTCTTATGCTGCACAAATGCAACTTCGGTCGGAAGGTAAATTAGATGCAGCAGATGTAATAAAgcaaatagttttttctatcCCAACTTGCGCATCAAGGTTTAAGAAATCTTTGTCTAACATAAAAGTATGTTCACTTTCTGGAGACGAAGCATTATCATACAATGTCATGATAAATACAGCAAAAAGTCATAATTCAACTCTTGATTCAAATTATGAATCTATACTTGcaaaaaaaagatgctatcTAAGCAACCTGACAATAACTGAAGACAAAACGGAAGTACCTCCCCAAAATTTATTGGATTACACTAGTTTAAGATTGTTTGAATCTTTAAGGCTATTTTCAATGGACTTTCAATATATCGATACAACACAAACTCTATTTTACTATGATAGGTAAAGTATGCAATGCCGTTACTGAAAATCGATCGACACAGAGGTGTTATGTTTGTGGTCTAACCTCGAAAGACTTTAATAACATTGATAAAGTGCTAAAGACAAAAGTTATAGATGAATCTAGATATCAGTTCGGATTGTCGTCGTTACATGCTTGGATCCGCTTCTTTGAATGTTTCCTTTACCTTTCACACAAATTAAATATTCAGCAGTGGCAAGCTCGGGATAAAGATAACCAAAAGAAAAGACAATACCAACATACGAGTTCTACAACCCAAGATGGcttgaagaaaaacatataTTTCCAAGATGAAAGAGTGGCTTTGAGAACTTTTACCGCCAATACACCGTGGCGGTTCCTAAACCAGACAATATAGTAAACGATAAGAGGCAGAACATCTTAAATGTGGGGTTAGAGAATATACTAGAGATGATAGTGATGAACTAAGAGCTGCTTTAAGGACTAGGCGAGAATCCATTCACGATACTCTAACCTTGTCCAACACATTTATATCAATGCAACACTAGGGGTCAAATTAGGTGAGGACATGCAGACGAAAAAGATCACGGTCGAGAGAGGTtcattagaaaataaataaagttgacccaatttccggaaaaactaaaagtgataaacaattttttatgctAAATTATATGGGTTAACATAAACTTAAAATCGACGTGTTTCGGCTCATGGCAGTTACTTATGACGCACACTGTAGTGCCCTTTTGTTGCCAATCGGCAACATTATCGTGTGGTGCGCAACTGTTGTAATCATCGATGCAAAAACGCTAAAAGATTGCACCACTGTCAGAGGTTGTCTGGAGCCACTCATAAGacctttttggaaaattatgcGATCACTTGGTGTTATAGAGTCTCCCACAGATCTACCCACTCTTGATGCTGCTGCTTTAGCGGAGTATTTTGCTTGATCCTTCTGTGGTGATTATAACATAACTAGGCATAATACTATTAATGAAATCCTTACATCTACCAACGTGCTTTTCTTTTCATTCAGATTGGTTACAGATGCTGAGGTCCGGGATACTTTAACTTACTCCAAGTCCACTAGTGTCGGAGCAGATGGTATTGGACTCAGATTCCTTTTACCCATTCTGGATATAGTTATTACTCCCCTACCACATATTTAGCTTATTTACATATTCAGAAATATCTTGAGGAGTTTAATCTGGTTAACAAATTCCAGTCTGGTTTTCGTGAAGGGCATGGTACTACTACAGCACTGATTAAGATTACCGATTATATTAGATTTGCTTGTGATGAGCGTTGTGTTACGTTGCTAGTATTACTTGATTTTAGTAAGGCCTTTGATTATATGGACCATGCCCTCCTGTTAACTAGGCTTTCTGCTATTGGTTTTACCTCTTCCTGTGTATCTTGGTTCCAGTCCTACCTTTCCTATCGGTCTTTACGTGTCCGCGTGAAATCTGTACTCTCTTCTCCTGTTGACATCAAATGTGGAGTTCCCCAGAGCAGTGTGCTGGGTCCTTTGCTCttctcaattttcataaatagtaTTAGTGATGGTATCTCGTGTAACTATCATTTGTATGCAGATGACCTTCAACTTTATATTTCGTCAACTGTTAACAACCTCCCAGATGCGTTGTTGCATCTTAACAACGATCTCTCTAGCGTGCTTGACTGGTCTAGACGTCATGGACTTaactttaacaatttaattcattaactACTCTTCAACTGAGGCTTGGCGACACCGTTATTCCGTTTTCGAATACGGTCAAAAATCTTGGTGTGGTAATGGATTCGGCGATGTCTTGGCGGCCACAAGTTCAGGGAGTCTGTAAGAGAGTTTACTTCTGTTTCCatactttgaaaaaacttGGCTGCTACCTTCCTTCTTTTGTacgtcgtaatctttgttattCTCTCATTTTCCCACACAGTGTAGCCCTTCGGGGTAAATTGGAAAGACTTCAGAACAATTCTATACggtacatttttgatttagggACGTTTCAGCACATTACCCCATATCGTAGCAACCTGCAGATGATGACTTCCCACAGTCGTAGATCATTTCGTATGCTTACTATGTTGTACAAAATTGTCCATACCCGCACTCCTGCTTATTTGTCCGATGCCTTACACTTTTTAACATCACATGACTTGCCCACTCAATTAATGTCGGACTCTACGCTCATGTTTCCAGTCCATAGTACTGAAATCTACCACAAATCTTTTACAGTGCAGTCGATTGCGTTGTGGAACGATTTGCCTGCCGTTGTTCGCAATGCAGCtagtttaataagtttttaaaatgcCATCTGCTATCTCTTCAACGATCTTCTTCTTGACCTATACGTGttagttttcttctctagtCTGCCTTTCATCTATCTTTTTCTGCACTTTTTTGTGTCTATTTTCTTCCTTGTAGTAACTGACTGTCGATTGGTTACATAACTCAAATATGCTCATTCGCTCAGTCCTATTAGCACATCATTTAGTATTACTTTTTTGGTAGCCAtaattacatatttatttaaaattacatatacATTGTTACCAGTTGGGTCTCTTGAAAAATATCGCTTATTGTGATAAATTGATCCGTTTGCCTTGATGTGTCTATATTTGTTATGAATGTATTCAGgctgattcaaaaaaccgctgacagacttctagagtagataatacatgaaaaattaagatgaataatcttaatatacatggggtcgcaaatgcctcgTTGGCTAGATATAGCGGATCAaagattctttaaaattaaacattatctgctaTAAAAAgctctttttaaaaatattgtctacgcCATTGCTCTCTacgcgtgtaaagtgatcaattatctatcaattggtctcttaaaAAACTTGgatcaaagcaatagtttttaagagaaagacgtttgtagaaaatttgttaattcaatcaaaaaccgttgctttaatcaaagttttgtaagagaccaattgatagataatagATCATTTTACACGAAAACACTacccgtttgacaaaattagcagtggagttgaaactatttttaaaaatgggttttttattgcagataatgtttaattttaaagaaactttgacccgctATATGTCGTTAAGTtggcatttgcgaccccatgtatattaagacttttcatcttaatttttgatgtattacctgccctagaagactgtcagcggttttttgaatcaccctgtatatttatgtacatatttgtttttgaggcaataaacattattattattagtgtaGTGAGACGACCTAATCACTCAAAAACCATCAATTTAATCGAAAgaagtttcaaataaatcttttaacaTATGGCGGGGGAAATTATTCTGTATGGTTTTCATTGTGatttagaaacattttattggtAATAGCAATCCTATCAATAAAATGCTTCTCCAtgacaaaataaataagttttatttgaaaaattttattatttaatgagtaatattcattaaataatacaaattcaaATAGTAACCAGGGAACACGAAACAAAACAGTTAATATCAAGTAGGCTGGGAAATACATAATAATATCTCTCAACATTTCTCTTACTAACAAATTAGACATAGGATTgatgaaaaattgaaatgatttttgtttatgaAGAAGCAGCCAGAGGTTGCAAGAGACACTTTAATTGGTCCTTTCTTAATTGATGGTACAttaaatacagaaaaaattacaaattctcTGATACACGAACTACCAGTAATATCCAAAATGAATGTATTATTACCTAATAGGTCAAGGAAAATGACTCTATTCTAAACAAACATAACTTTtcagataaagaacaaaatgttaattaaacataatgaagactaattttaatttacatcaTTAACAATTAACGTCTTCCTTCCTGGCGGAAGAccatgaataaaaaatgcagTCATaaattatactaaaaaatataggttattcgtttttttttgtaagtttcCATATCATGTTTACATAGACAAAAATGTACAATGATGTACACGATGAAAGGTTAAATTACTTAACACGGTGTTCGCTCTAGCACACACATTTTTTGGGATATAAATACCCACATATTCTGTAGAACAAATCATCAGTTCATCAACTGGATTTCAAGCACAAACCAGcacttattacaaaaaagcttttaagaaaaatgacgtttaatcttgtgttattattatcaacAGTAGTCGCAATTTCCGTTGGTTACCCAGCAGCCGATTCGGCCCCATCTCAAACACCAGTTCCGATCGTTAATCAAAGCagtgatttaaatttaaacggaAATTTCACTTACTCGTATGAAACCGGAGATGGAGTCAAATTGCAACAAACTGGTTTTGTTAAACCGATTCCACCAGGGGAAAGAAAAACTGTCGATGGAGAGAAAGAAGCAGCCGCTGAAGCTCTAGTTATCAACGGATCCTATTCTTATACTGCTCCAGATGGCACAGCTGTCCAATTAgagtaagtaaataaataacatttaatgaaATGTATAAAAACAGAGCTGCTAAATTACAAAACTAAATTGtttcgtttattaataaaattttgtgataGATATAGTCGAAtattgtaatttataattaaactatttcattaatattttctagATACACTGCCGATCAGAGTGGTTTTCATCCACAAGGATCTCACTTGCCAACACCTCCTCCAGTACCAAAAGAGATTCAAGAGTTATTGAAATCGTTGGTACCTTCAACAGCAACTCCCGGCGATgccaaataaatttataatggtgttgacataattatttttttgtaactgtgtatataataattattttattaaatttaaggtttaattaagttttggTTTTCTAACTTTACCTATTTGACCTACTATTAACTGCAAATGCAATACTTTTCACATTTTCATTTGCTGATATTTTGTAGTTGATGGATGGATTGTGGAAATTGgtacatatacagggtgtaacCTGGATATAAAGATTTTCCAAAATTCTCCTACACGGAATTAAATGAGTTTCTACACGGCATATCCAACATATCAGAAATCATCCTTAATACTCAAAagtaatttcataaaatttttttaaattagatcACACCTGAAAAATTAGAAAGGCGTTGCTTGTTAGCTCGCTAGATCCCTCAGAGTGTAGTCGTTCTTCTGGAGTGGGTCTTCTAGAAATCTTTCTTctatctttatattttttcgtCGCATATCCTTTCCGTTCGCTGAAACAAGTCTTCGATCACTTCGATCTCTTCTGTTGTGGACGGTGATCGGACGAAGGCACTCTCAGTTCCATGCTCCCATTTGTTTTCCTAGTGACCAAAACATCCAGGAAGTGGACTAAAAAAGCAACTGCTCCACAGCTTCCGTTTCCATAATAAAATAGAGTGTTGCTAGATCAAGTGGTCTAGGAGCTAGTAACTAGTGGAGACAGTCTTTTCCATACTGCCAGATCACAAAGCTGTCATCCACGTAACGAAgctatatataaataatattaatttagaatGTGTTCATCGAGCTTGTAAcctttatgtttattaattaaacctaatgaagttttatattatatttgagATAGGGTGGAAGGAAGTGGGAAAGGAAAATCTGTGGAATAGTAACCAGGATCATAATTAACAACGTTACTTATGATTTGATAGAACGGTCATCTTAATTACATATATCAGTACATTCACTAAAGGGTTACAAGTTAAACAAAGTTAAACAGAtacaagttattttaatgtttctgTGTTTTATACCGAAATAAACTTACTTGAGAATCAAGAACTTTTCGAACTgaataataaacaacaataaatttagtaataattaatttcttttaataatctttaataatttaactttatttggagttaattaataacatttgagAAATAATACTAGAGAAGAACATTACGAACGAAGTTTAACACGGTTCAGTTTTACAATAAATGTTcgtctttttctttttaacaaaacccGAAAATTCTTGAACTTGtacacaaaaaagaaactcGTCTAGAGAGGGAACACAATACAAGAAAACTGAATAtgaattactattattattttcttttaataaagatagacttaaaattaacattctgaattaatttttttgacttttGTTTCAATGCTATTAACCAGGTTCTTTCAATGAGCAAAAGAAATCATATGTTTGATTGCTGAAGTGAGTTTCAGATATTTAGCATACGTCAATCTTAGTAATGTTATGTTGCAAGACTCCTTTAGtattagataatattattttaagattattaGCCATTTTTTGCTATGGAAAGCTTTTGTATTGCTATGTTCAAGTCTATTTAATCACTCCtcaagattttttaatattcgttTTTGTTCATTTAGCTGTAATAAAATGAGTTGTAAGATTACTACTCTACTGACATATTTTCCTGAGCTATTTTTCCTCGTTCTGATTACTGTTTGAATTATCTTTAGTTATTGTTAGTATTAAATAATTCGATATTTAGGTGCTTATATGTTGATTGTTTCATGCTGGATAAACTGCTGTGCTTGGTAACATTTAATCTCATATTGATCTACAGTTTTCCTACCAGTTTTTCTTAACGTAACTGGCTTCCCTTCTTTCGCAATTTTGCAATTCTTCGCTTGCtggtttatttaataatattctcATTGTGTCATCTGTTTCTGATGTCTTCGTTTCGTTCTCTGTCTCTTAAAGTATACACGATTATGGCTCTTTTCCCATTTCAGTAGTCCTTAAAAGCTCATGTCACTCAATGACATCCGTCTTCGGATATTAAGGTGGCGGCGTCAGCGTAACagattattttgatttgtttgttTCCCATTCTGTATCCATCACCAGCttgatatttttgtttgttgaatTCCATGATGTCGTTGCATAATATGGGACTGAATCTGTAACTATGTCTTATACCCGACAGTACTGGTATTTTGTTAGTCCGTTAGCCGATTTAATGTATGTTATGTCGTTGCAGTTcaattttttgatgatttttagaatgtattttttttcattctaCTGAGGACATTGTAGTTGCCCGCATGTAGTCGTCAATTGGTTTCTTGCAGTtccttaatatttttcataccGTTTTCTGTCGTTCATTAAGGTCATTTTCATACCTACGTTGAATTTCTCTCAGTAgtttcattttattgtttgaatATTTGCATTTACCTCGTTTCTcacatttttatattgaaCGCTTCTTCAGCAACTcttgttattatatttaattgtaatCAGTTACATGCTGTGTCCACATCATCTTCATTACTTATTGCATTTTCGAATATTACCTATGCtaatttatcgattttttccGGCTCCTTtccttttttgtaaataatcttTAACTTATTActtatgttaatttattaaattattatactaTGATTTACAAAAGACTGGATAAGAACGCATAACTTTATTGTTATCCCACTACTTGTTAcctaaaatgtaaaataacaaagataagTTGTTCTTAGAATTTTAACACCACTTGCTGTTTCTGCAAACATATCGCACCGCGGCAAGAACAGTgacataactcaaaaatgcaGTATTTGGGAAATAACAAATAAGAGAAAACCATAAAACTTAAATTGCAATAGTATAAGTTTCTGTTAAATTTCAGGTAAGTATTTTTGGCAGTAAATTCTATTATATTCTAAAGAATAATATTAAGGATATgtaaatcaacttttgttggatTTTGTGGTGTTACCAGGTCAAAACAGGTGAGGTGTCTGAGTTATGTCACTTTTCTTGCTTCtccaaaatcttttttttgttgtgaCCTATCTATCAAGTATCACTTATGTCACATTTCAAAcctaaattataatatttatttagctTAATTAACCTCAGATTAGACtacttataataaaaaaataagaaattaactGTTTTATTAGCTTATTTAAActacaaatatttaatgaacGTAAAGTAATTAGTAAACAATTTACATAGACATCGATTCATAAATGGGCTTATACAATGTAGGAATACATTTTGTCGAGATAAGGTATTTAATATGAGCCTGCTTTGTAGCAgagatttcaatttttttttgtatgctGAAACGTATTTTATTGTAGATGCTCTCTTGCCTTCTCctggttttattatttatattgatttgcgcatattctttttgtttgtacGTAGTTTTCACAAAAAGAATGCCGGGGTTAGTCTTCTGcactttaattacttttatgtCGGATATTTTTATCTGTTCGTTGTTTGATGTTTTGCTGTAGTTTGACCCTACCTGTTGAGAGAGCTGTTTCAAATCTACAAAATCTTCATAACCCAATTCTGTTACTTTATACGGATTTCCTGTTTTTCTCGCAGACCGAATTAATATGACATAATCTGTGGGAATATAGATGTTGCCCGATTTCAGAGCTCGTTTAATTGACTTCTCTATGACAGAATGCACATTGTCCCCTTCATTTTGTGTGTGACCCCTGATAAGAAATTTGTGTGTGATCGATTTGATTTTCAATTGTTGCACAGCGTACAGGTACATTGCCATTATAAATTTGTTCTTTTGCTGGCCGCAACAATTATCCGAGTAGAGTACAATTTCAAGGTTATCGTCGTTTTTAGTGTTAGCTTTTTCTTCTAAGTATTTCAGAACGCTAGAGCCGATTTCTATGGCACCCCGATTTCCTTGACCTTCATGCCAAAAAAAGCACTTGACGTAATCTGACTGAAGTTCGTTTACAGTTAAGTTGTAgctgttgattttgcttttataataaaaggcATTCGTATCCCCTTTTGGTGCTGGGAGCACAGCTTGAAGATCATAAGTGGCGACTATAATTTTTCCTTCGCTTTCTTTtgctttctttttatcctCTTCTTTCTCTGCTCTTGACAAAACTTTCTCCTTTAAATGTttatcgtatttttcttgtatcgcttttttttcttctttacttGAGTTGTTATAGGAGCTGCATAATTCGCATTGATCCTTTTTTGGGGTAAAAAAAAGAGATGTTAAAATTGCTGTTAAAAATTCGGGAATACATCGTGAGATTTGCAAATGGAAGGTTTTTTTCCCTGCGCTCGTTTTTGTAGTCGCGGTGTAAATCAGCCAAGCTTTTCCCACCTTCTATAAACTCCCGAGTAGTTTGCGCGCGCAGATAATGACTGTCAATTCTTGGGATTGTATTAATATGAGCAATGACACTATCTTTTATTGCGGCATCTATTTTAGAGTGATGTCCGTGTTTTCCTCTGAGATCTTCTTGAAGAAATCCTTCGTTTAATTTGCTTATTACAGTCCTAATAGGTCGGTCATTGATGTCCAGTGTGgctttgaagaaaaatttgcAAACACGTACGTTTACTTCGTTGATTACGAAATGGAATGCGTGGTTACATTGACGCGTACTTCCTTCTCTTTTGTACTGATACCGAGGTGTAACGGCGGTCAGACTTCTACCGATAAATTCTCGCTGGGATTTCAGACTGCCAAGTGACCagtatttgttaaatatttcgagccttttattttcttctattttcctTGAGCATTGTTGTTTGCATTTTTCATTACACGCCGGACGTACCTTTCTTGCCTGCATTTCTGTTTTGCGAATTGATGATGATGTATAAGGTTTCCCAGTATTTCGGAGGCGTTTAGCTTTAGACTTTTTCCACTCAACCAGATTTGCTTTCCTTTTCTTACCTTTTTTCTTGCGATCTGCTTGGGTATTCTCTGCTTTATCCTCTGTCTCGTTAGTGATATTTTCA contains the following coding sequences:
- the LOC111414143 gene encoding endocuticle structural glycoprotein ABD-4-like, which produces MTFNLVLLLSTVVAISVGYPAADSAPSQTPVPIVNQSSDLNLNGNFTYSYETGDGVKLQQTGFVKPIPPGERKTVDGEKEAAAEALVINGSYSYTAPDGTAVQLEYTADQSGFHPQGSHLPTPPPVPKEIQELLKSLVPSTATPGDAK